A single Prevotella sp. E15-22 DNA region contains:
- a CDS encoding Bax inhibitor-1/YccA family protein translates to MDYEEMNYQSFSRDRQLEASYAFPALMRKTYLWMSMALVITGLTAYVVATNAAISNFLFMHSQLIWILFLAEIGLVIGLSAAIRKISLSAATLMFVAYAALNGVTFSSLFYVYTMGSLASTFFITAGTFGAMSLVGFFTKADLSSMGKILLMALIGLIIASVVNIFVASSGLEVLMTYLGVLIFVGLTAYDTQKIKQMFLMAPDASEATQKYAVLGALTLYLDFINLFLYLLRIFGRRE, encoded by the coding sequence ATGGATTACGAAGAAATGAACTATCAATCTTTTTCGCGCGATAGACAACTTGAAGCCTCGTATGCTTTTCCTGCATTGATGCGGAAAACATATCTTTGGATGTCAATGGCGCTGGTTATTACAGGACTTACGGCATATGTTGTGGCAACCAATGCAGCCATCAGTAATTTTCTCTTTATGCATTCGCAACTCATCTGGATACTCTTCCTTGCTGAGATTGGACTCGTTATCGGATTGAGTGCTGCCATTAGGAAGATTTCTTTGTCGGCTGCTACACTCATGTTCGTTGCTTATGCTGCATTGAATGGCGTCACCTTCTCGTCGTTATTCTATGTTTATACAATGGGGAGCCTGGCTTCTACATTCTTCATCACAGCAGGCACTTTCGGTGCCATGTCGCTTGTTGGCTTCTTTACCAAGGCAGATCTTTCGTCTATGGGAAAAATTCTTCTGATGGCGCTTATAGGCTTGATTATTGCTTCTGTGGTTAACATATTTGTAGCTAGTTCAGGTCTTGAAGTACTAATGACCTATCTTGGCGTACTTATCTTTGTGGGATTGACGGCATATGATACTCAGAAAATCAAACAAATGTTTTTGATGGCTCCTGATGCAAGTGAAGCTACACAAAAATATGCCGTCTTAGGTGCACTTACCCTTTATCTTGATTTCATAAATCTGTTCCTCTACCTATTGAGGATTTTTGGAAGAAGAGAATAA